The stretch of DNA ATTGGAACCCAATTCGCAAGAATTGAAGATTAGCCGCCTTCTCCCCGATTTCGCCAATGCGCTGACTGGCAGTAATCTTCTTGTTCACGCCAATAACCCGTACCTTCCATATGAAAGAGATAGCACTTCAATCAGCGTTTCGTAAGGCCTCGGATACTACATGTAGGCCATGATGGATTGAATGATCGCAGATGAACTGGGTAGGCGACCCTTGGACTGACCGGTCAATAGGTCTATCAAGCTTTCCCGACCAGATTTCAAAACGACTGACGTTGTCCTCACGATGGAATTCGTTGCTGCCGACGATGATGCCCAGAGGTAGATTCCGCGAGAGCAAAGTCGGGATGAATTCTATGCCGAGGATTCCAGTTCGTCAGCCGACGCCCACTTGAAGCAGCTACCCCACAACCCCCGCATCCTCCAACTGCTCCCGATCGGGAAGATCGTGCAGACTCTCCAACCCAAAAGCGACCAGGAACTGCTCGGTGGTGACGAAGGTATAGGGGGCCCCTCGCCTGGGCGACTTTGGCCCGGTCCCGATCAGGTTGCGCGAATGCAGCCGCCCTATCAGGTCGCGGCTGATCTCCTTGCCGAAGATGTCCTTGAGCCCGTCGCGGGTGATCGGTTGATGGTAGGCGATGGCGGCCAGGACCGCGACGTCGAACTCGCTCAGATCCAGAAACTGGTTCCCGACATCTGCCGCTGCGCGGATCGCGGGCGCGTAGGCGGCCCGCGTCCGGAACATCCAGCCGCCAGTGACCCGAGCGATCTCGAAGGCCCGCCCTTCCAGATCGGCGGCAAGGTCCTCGACCAGCAATTCGACCGAAGCCGCCTGCCCCACCACGCGGGCAAGGTCTTCGCGCGGCACTGGCGAGGCACTGGCGAAGAGCACGGCCTCGATCCGGCGCATCCATTCCCGCCAGCGCAGCTCGGGCGGCAGATCGGACAACTCGCGGTCAAGCTCAAGTTCGGGGCGATCCTTGGCCATCACTATACCCCGTAAAGCCGGAAGGTGTCCCGCCCGGTCAGCTCGCGCACAGCGCCGAGGTCGACCAACCGATCGCAGAGCCGCCGCGCGGCGCGATCCGGCAAGGGCAGCGCCGAAGGGGCAACCGCATCGCTGGTCAGGAACAACTCGACCGCCTGCCCTGCCCCCTTGGCCCGGAGTTTCGGCGCGACGGATTTCAGATGCGTCGTTCGGCGCTCGAGGTCAGCGGCAAGGCGCACGGCCTCGACTGCCGATGAGACGAGCGCCCGATGACAGGCGAGACGCAGGTCTTCGCCATGCTTGCGCAGGTCGGCGCGTTTCAGGGCTGGGGCCAGAAGCGGCACGAGATGATCCCAGCCGAGTGC from Leisingera daeponensis DSM 23529 encodes:
- the scpB gene encoding SMC-Scp complex subunit ScpB, which gives rise to MAKDRPELELDRELSDLPPELRWREWMRRIEAVLFASASPVPREDLARVVGQAASVELLVEDLAADLEGRAFEIARVTGGWMFRTRAAYAPAIRAAADVGNQFLDLSEFDVAVLAAIAYHQPITRDGLKDIFGKEISRDLIGRLHSRNLIGTGPKSPRRGAPYTFVTTEQFLVAFGLESLHDLPDREQLEDAGVVG